Proteins encoded by one window of Cervus canadensis isolate Bull #8, Minnesota chromosome 18, ASM1932006v1, whole genome shotgun sequence:
- the ZIM3 gene encoding zinc finger imprinted 3 — protein MKADSRRLFLPETVMAQKEQEMSNIQVRSVLQGGVTFEDVTVAFTREEWQRLSPEQRDLYKDVTLENFRNLVSVGGEEAAKPEVILRLENGEEPWTVETQVLRSCGPAEKDWAIEEQSGRFQDIERSLKTKVASVNQETLTEHEDLERDKPKEIFLLGADSVPSRKSYVRNNTYNIYKRRIGNDPSKLKENQFLWNAHRKSLSSKSYLQSPLRTQAVKESFGHNTRRRAFSRKRRTDEHQNTDTGEKSYECDKCGKVYKQKPNLVQHQKTHTERKPFECQTCGKGFSWKSACINHKKIHNEEKAYECDKCGKSFKQGSTLLQHKKIHTGQKPYSCNNCAKAFIYKSDLIKHQRTHTGEKPYKCNVCGKAFAQKSNAIDHEKIHSKERAYACELCGNTFIQQKNLIQHRKIHTGEKCYECDRCGKAFFQKSNLHSHQRIHSEETPYRCQECGKFFSRKLGLRLHTKIHTGQKPHECSECGKVFLDTSYLIKHQRRIHNRYTAPAH, from the exons ATGAAGGCGGACTCCCGGAGG CTCTTCCTTCCCGAGACTGTCATGGCTCAAAAAGAACAGGAAATGAGCAACATCCag GTCAGGAGCGTGTTACAGGGAGGCGTGACCTTTGAGGATGTCACCGTGGCCTTCACACGGGAGGAGTGGCAGCGACTGAGTCCTGAGCAGAGGGACCTGTACAAGGATGTGACCTTGGAGAACTTCAGGAACCTGGTCTCCGTGG GAGGAGAGGAAGCCGCCAAACCAGAAGTGATCTTGCGGTTGGAAAACGGTGAGGAGCCGTGGACGGTGGAAACGCAAGTGCTGAGGAGCTGTGGTCCAGCAG AAAAAGACTGGGCCATTGAAGAGCAGAGTGGGAGATTCCAGGACATAGAGCGGAGCCTCAAGACTAAAGTTGCATCCGTCAACCAGGAGACATTGACTGAGCACGAAGACCTTGAACGTGACAAGCCTAAAGAAATCTTCCTGCTGGGCGCAGACAGTGTTCCTTCAAGG AAAAGCTATGTAAGAAATAATACGtacaatatatataaaagaagaattGGCAATGATCCATCTAAGCTGAAAGAAAACCAATTTTTGTGGAATGCCCAtcgaaagtcactcagttcaaAATCATACCTCCAGAGTCCCCTAAGGACACAAGCCGTTAAGGAATCCTTTGGACATAATACACGTAGACGGGCATTCAGCAGGAAGAGGAGGACTGATGAACATCAGAACACTGATACAGGAGAAAAATCCTATGAATGTGACAAATGTGggaaagtctacaagcaaaagCCCAACCTTGTCCAACACCAGAAAACTCATACTGAACGGAAACCCTTTGAGTGTCAAACATGTGGGAAAGGCTTTTCCTGGAAATCCGCCTGCATTAATCATAAGAAAATTCACAATGAAGAGAAAGCCTATGAATGTGATAAATGTGGGAAGTCCTTTAAACAGGGCTCAACCCTCCTTCAACATAAAAAAATTCACACCGGGCAAAAGCCCTACAGCTGCAACAACTGTGCAAAAGCATTCATCTACAAGTCAGATCTCATCAAACACCAGAGaacacacacaggagagaagccttataaatgcaACGTATGTGGAAAGGCTTTTGCCCAGAAATCCAATGCCATTGACCATGAGAAAATCCACTCTAAGGAGAGAGCCTACGCCTGTGAGCTGTGTGGTAATACCTTCATCCAGCAGAAAAATCTTATTCAACACAGAAAGATCCATACTGGAGAAAAATGCTACGAATGTGACAGATGTGGGAAAGCTTTCTTCCAGAAGTCAAATCTTCACagccatcagagaattcatagcGAAGAGACGCCCTACCGATGTCAGGAATGCGGAAAATTCTTTAGCCGGAAGTTAGGCCTCCGCCTGCATACAAAAATCCATACTGGACAGAAACCTCATGAGTGTTCTGAATGTGGAAAAGTCTTCCTTGACACGTCATATCTTATCAAACACCAGAGAAGAATTCACAACAGATACACAGCTCCTGCACATTAA